A single Oligoflexia bacterium DNA region contains:
- the orn gene encoding oligoribonuclease codes for MTKLFWIDLEMTGLDVEKEVVIEAAVIITDLEFKKLGEYHAVVKQDQKYLDAMDAWNKKHHTESGLVESIPSGKDPEVVENDLLKLLDNHFPGERAVLAGNSIGQDRLF; via the coding sequence GTGACAAAATTATTTTGGATTGATTTAGAAATGACAGGCCTTGATGTCGAAAAAGAAGTCGTCATCGAAGCGGCTGTTATTATCACTGATTTGGAGTTTAAAAAACTCGGCGAATATCATGCTGTGGTGAAACAAGATCAGAAATATTTAGATGCCATGGATGCCTGGAATAAAAAACATCATACAGAATCGGGCCTTGTAGAATCTATTCCTTCTGGAAAAGATCCGGAAGTTGTAGAAAATGATCTTTTGAAACTTTTAGATAATCACTTCCCAGGTGAACGCGCCGTTCTCGCAGGAAATTCAATTGGCCAAGACAGACTTTTTAT
- a CDS encoding translocation/assembly module TamB domain-containing protein, translated as MGFKKFLKITSVCFVVLLFLIAGAAYLLISKPEIVINTKNLNRVLPKLSERGINIKLKHADIKIASQSLLHKVVDISLGDFCIDMKDPLISGCFEKFIFSADFNISKSGIVFNRLGPLTLVSKRFDVKLSDSNDKEEKKSSSPLNMIKPHTEFGALDINLAAFHLGLGQSNYLIQTFVSGKLPSLDIRGHFQEQNGSLDIKAKLQARAPRDLSKAKWVLNGPVTVRVGKNLLFDAKLNYQSESSTAGQYVMGLKIKHPAVNYNGNLIGKRSGIALDGNLNGALDLKKLVLQLGNAKLDKKCSYELNWPKVIDIDCPVLVTSTTIEKEKLQSFVRSLTFHIDGKLDGSTNSKDATVWSGPVKIAIKDRGDYPWDVSGDVNVDFEKTPLNGEILKTLIVKSQIKLMLQEFGSLVTFLKPTRFSIPAPFHILRGPAQCAIEGELKYGDLSVPFACKTNLVSHEQSLVTNFNGTFGLEDIKDKYRPKLNLDATLNNVQLALPRFGITGLPPLLPDQRLKKSLKQVKAKNILPFLYRVSIKTADQPVRLLSNLASTPVGFDLNLLLESQHEPQGSIHVREFPLKLFRRDAKLKRFNLTLNDRQKEMIDGEVQLTYADYKIKITIWGTTKKPKIRFESEPPLDQNQIVSVLLFGKPVDELDSGQASSVSNTQAAAADRAIALTSMYVLASTPVESVGYNRESEMFSAKVRIQEGVSINVGADEERLRELGVNKHIKGPWYIYTYVRNPTESEARATAAFLEWVSRY; from the coding sequence ATGGGTTTTAAAAAATTTTTAAAAATTACAAGTGTTTGCTTTGTGGTTCTACTTTTTTTAATTGCAGGCGCCGCCTATTTGCTTATCTCTAAGCCTGAGATTGTTATTAACACTAAAAATCTTAATCGTGTTTTACCCAAATTGTCAGAGCGCGGAATCAATATTAAATTAAAGCACGCAGATATCAAAATCGCATCTCAGTCATTGTTACATAAGGTAGTTGATATAAGTTTAGGGGATTTTTGCATCGATATGAAAGACCCGTTAATATCCGGGTGTTTTGAGAAATTTATATTCTCTGCTGATTTTAATATTTCAAAATCAGGAATTGTTTTTAATCGGTTGGGGCCTTTGACTTTAGTGTCAAAGCGTTTTGATGTTAAGTTGAGTGATTCAAACGACAAAGAAGAAAAGAAATCATCTTCACCTTTGAATATGATCAAACCTCACACTGAGTTTGGAGCCCTAGATATTAATCTGGCTGCTTTTCACTTGGGTTTAGGACAAAGTAATTATTTAATTCAAACATTTGTTTCAGGAAAACTTCCAAGTCTTGACATACGTGGTCACTTTCAAGAGCAAAATGGCTCACTTGATATCAAAGCAAAACTTCAAGCGCGCGCACCCAGGGATCTTAGTAAAGCAAAGTGGGTACTTAATGGGCCTGTAACTGTACGTGTGGGTAAAAATTTATTATTTGATGCCAAGCTCAATTATCAGTCAGAGTCATCGACTGCTGGGCAATATGTTATGGGTTTAAAAATAAAACACCCTGCGGTTAATTATAACGGAAATTTAATCGGTAAACGTTCTGGAATTGCGCTTGATGGAAATTTAAATGGTGCCCTTGATCTTAAAAAACTGGTCTTGCAATTAGGTAATGCGAAACTTGATAAGAAGTGCAGTTATGAATTAAATTGGCCAAAAGTTATTGATATTGATTGCCCCGTGTTGGTTACATCAACAACCATTGAAAAAGAAAAACTTCAGAGCTTCGTTCGATCACTGACATTTCATATTGACGGTAAACTCGATGGGTCTACAAATTCTAAGGATGCCACTGTTTGGTCGGGGCCTGTTAAAATTGCGATCAAAGATCGTGGTGATTATCCGTGGGATGTATCAGGTGACGTGAATGTTGATTTTGAGAAAACTCCCTTGAATGGTGAAATTCTAAAAACGCTCATTGTAAAATCACAAATAAAACTCATGCTTCAAGAATTCGGTAGCCTCGTCACATTTTTAAAACCGACACGGTTTTCGATTCCAGCGCCCTTTCATATTCTTCGTGGTCCGGCTCAGTGTGCTATCGAGGGAGAGTTGAAATATGGGGATCTCTCCGTTCCATTTGCATGTAAGACAAATCTTGTTTCTCACGAACAAAGTTTAGTGACGAACTTTAACGGAACCTTTGGCCTTGAAGATATAAAGGACAAATACCGACCAAAACTAAATCTTGATGCCACACTTAATAATGTGCAGTTAGCACTTCCGCGATTTGGAATCACAGGCCTTCCACCCTTGTTGCCTGATCAGCGTTTAAAGAAAAGTTTAAAGCAGGTAAAAGCAAAAAACATACTTCCCTTTCTTTACAGAGTTTCTATAAAAACTGCGGATCAGCCTGTTAGATTATTATCGAATTTGGCATCAACCCCAGTGGGTTTTGATTTAAATCTTTTGCTTGAGTCACAACATGAACCTCAGGGGAGTATTCATGTACGAGAATTCCCACTTAAACTTTTTAGGCGAGATGCGAAACTTAAGCGTTTTAATTTAACTTTAAATGACCGTCAAAAAGAAATGATCGACGGTGAAGTACAGCTTACATACGCAGATTATAAAATTAAAATTACGATATGGGGAACTACTAAAAAACCAAAAATAAGATTTGAAAGCGAACCTCCCCTTGATCAAAATCAGATTGTCTCTGTACTCTTGTTTGGAAAACCTGTTGATGAGCTCGATTCAGGTCAGGCAAGTTCTGTTTCAAACACCCAAGCTGCAGCTGCTGATCGTGCCATTGCACTCACTTCAATGTATGTCTTAGCTTCAACACCCGTAGAGAGTGTTGGTTATAACCGTGAATCAGAAATGTTCAGCGCAAAAGTTCGAATACAAGAAGGCGTGTCTATTAATGTTGGTGCAGATGAAGAGAGACTACGCGAATTGGGTGTGAATAAACATATCAAGGGACCATGGTACATCTACACATACGTTCGTAACCCCACGGAGAGCGAAGCCCGTGCGACGGCGGCTTTTTTAGAGTGGGTATCACGATATTAG
- a CDS encoding BamA/TamA family outer membrane protein encodes MTSAVFTMGFLALLIIPTQVPAYDWAVCPTVSIKTDIDVEFSDSEKRLICGDPSGDSTQAWVLVPPRQAQFHLKAMLQTRGFHNSTYQVEGNKLIVNLGDTTKIQKITTTGAPSQLNVQRKRHIVGEDLTPQKLDELRDWIKLELQHLGYACPDMELQADVVTGEVVVNIKVGPKLLISKLTSQDVPHLLPGVLRRYDAFKIGQEFDIHRVTLTEKRLLDEDLVSGTYFDEKCEATELVLSQSVLPGPPRLFRIGAGFDTEQGPVFKLSWRHARLGKRGTSIENTILTTYRIQEFRSDIKWYFTKEPSRFFLRPTVEVRREKEEKYELLKSQIGFFPATTWDSHDARWDVQAGPSWHIEKTTVGVGPSSTQNIFLNSQIHWTTHQFEYYKRNPQSGSKLSLDFTTGHQGFLSQVTAQKIELHGQVLWNYKEYDPPLWVFGVRGGIASTLSVNNEGDINNLPQNFRYHLGGSRDIRGFSRKELPTGKSGSLSMAYLGTEIRFLEPLPYRLQPFIFVDGGVLSQKPAHFDWPLYWSPGLGMRWASPIGVFRGEAGHGYIHDPLQRPVDSSLSHWQFYLAYGDEF; translated from the coding sequence ATGACTTCAGCAGTATTTACAATGGGGTTCTTAGCCCTTTTAATAATCCCTACGCAGGTACCAGCTTATGATTGGGCAGTTTGTCCAACGGTGTCTATAAAAACTGACATAGATGTCGAATTTTCTGACAGTGAGAAACGTTTAATTTGTGGTGATCCATCGGGTGATTCGACTCAAGCGTGGGTTTTAGTGCCTCCGCGTCAAGCTCAGTTTCATCTCAAGGCAATGCTTCAAACTCGTGGATTTCATAATTCCACATACCAGGTTGAGGGCAATAAGCTCATTGTCAATCTTGGAGACACTACAAAAATTCAAAAGATCACCACTACTGGTGCGCCGTCACAACTCAATGTGCAGCGAAAAAGACATATCGTTGGAGAAGATCTTACCCCACAAAAGCTAGATGAGCTTAGAGATTGGATCAAGCTTGAACTTCAGCATTTGGGTTATGCTTGTCCTGATATGGAGCTTCAAGCGGACGTTGTGACGGGTGAAGTAGTTGTGAATATTAAAGTTGGGCCAAAACTATTGATCTCAAAACTTACGTCACAAGATGTGCCACATTTATTGCCTGGAGTGCTTAGGCGTTATGATGCTTTTAAAATCGGTCAAGAATTTGATATTCATAGAGTGACATTAACCGAAAAAAGACTCCTTGATGAAGATCTTGTTTCTGGAACTTATTTTGATGAAAAATGTGAAGCTACAGAATTGGTATTAAGCCAATCAGTACTCCCTGGGCCACCTCGCTTGTTTCGTATTGGCGCTGGATTTGATACAGAGCAGGGACCAGTATTTAAATTAAGCTGGAGGCATGCGCGTCTTGGAAAAAGAGGCACGTCCATTGAAAATACGATTTTAACAACTTATCGCATTCAAGAATTTCGCTCAGATATCAAATGGTATTTCACAAAAGAGCCATCACGATTTTTTCTTCGCCCTACGGTCGAAGTCAGGCGCGAAAAAGAAGAGAAATATGAACTACTTAAGAGTCAGATCGGGTTTTTTCCGGCAACAACTTGGGATTCTCACGATGCACGTTGGGATGTTCAAGCGGGCCCCAGTTGGCATATCGAAAAAACAACAGTAGGTGTTGGCCCAAGCTCTACTCAAAATATTTTTCTCAATAGTCAAATACATTGGACGACCCATCAATTTGAATATTACAAACGTAACCCCCAATCGGGTTCAAAGCTTTCACTTGATTTCACAACAGGGCACCAAGGTTTTTTGTCTCAAGTTACTGCGCAAAAAATTGAGCTTCATGGTCAAGTGCTTTGGAATTACAAAGAATATGATCCTCCACTATGGGTTTTTGGAGTACGTGGTGGTATCGCTTCTACACTCTCAGTTAATAACGAAGGAGATATAAATAATCTTCCGCAAAATTTTCGTTATCATCTTGGTGGATCAAGAGACATAAGAGGATTTAGCAGAAAAGAATTGCCCACGGGAAAATCAGGTAGTCTGAGCATGGCTTACTTAGGTACTGAGATTCGGTTTTTAGAGCCGCTTCCATATCGTTTACAGCCTTTCATCTTTGTGGATGGTGGTGTACTTAGTCAAAAACCTGCACACTTTGATTGGCCACTTTATTGGTCACCAGGTTTGGGAATGCGCTGGGCATCACCCATAGGAGTTTTTCGCGGAGAAGCAGGTCATGGATATATTCATGATCCACTGCAAAGGCCAGTTGATTCGTCACTGTCGCATTGGCAGTTTTATTTAGCATATGGAGATGAATTTTAA